The sequence below is a genomic window from Bacteroidales bacterium MB20-C3-3.
GAGAGTCGTATTGCTCTGTGTTATGGCTGGAAAAAGAAGATTGACTTTCTGGATACTAACTTTAAACTCATAAGAAGCATTAATTATAAGTTTGATGATGCTGTTGATATAACAACGGAAAATGAAGATGATGTAAAAGCCACCTATGTTTATGGCTATTTTGGTAAGAGATATTTTTACACAGTATTTTTTGGAAAATCCTGGAAAGAGCACAGGAAGACATTTAGCGGAACGACACTGGAGGTTTACGATTTGGATGGCAATCCTGTTGCAAAATATATATTTGATGGAATAAGCCCATCCCGCTTTGTTGTTGATGAGAGTACATTCACTCTGTATGGAACAATTGACAGATACTCTGAGCTAAAGAATTTTCTAGTTGTGTACAAACTCAAGGGACTATCCTAGGTGGATAATTGAATATCACTGATATCCAAGAGGTGTATATATAAATAAATTGGGACGGGAGTTTGAGTCGCCGGGGCGGTATCTTCTGGTTGAGATCAAGACAACACCGGAGAGCGATTTGTAAAGGAGCCCGTCATTGCCGTTTAGGACAATCAGAGTCTCAACATCTCTTACATCCATCCCTTTTAGCGCAGGGAACTCCAGATCATCATCATTATATCTGACACCGTCAACATAGATGATTGTTTTATTATATGATGGAGAGCCACCACTTCCCTTTGTAGTAATTGATCTCCTTGAATATAGATAATCATTAAATGCAAAAAAAGAGGGGTAATTTGCAACAATGTATTCCAAAACAGATTTGTGGTCATCTCTCTTCAAATCCTCCCGCTCCTTTACGCTTCTCCTCTCAAAGGCGTTTCCAAATGGAGAGGGGTTAATCTTTGGTCTGTATAGTCCGTTAATCTGTTTTCTGTCAACAATAATCTTCACTGCATCCAGTTTTATAACTCCCGATGTGTCATACAGGATTACCGGAGATGAATTGTCTGATCTCTCTGTAATATTTCCCGATTCATTACTATAAAGAGACAAATAATCATAATAGGGCGCAAAAGTCTCTGGCAGACAAACCGGATAATATCTCTTTTTGCCGCTCAGGTCAGTAGCCTTGATAATATACTGAGTCCCTTCAGGAGTATCCAGTTCCGTAATCAGGAAATTGAATGGATTATTCTCCACAATAGCCTGCCTGGTAAAACCGGTCTGAGGAGAGAAAACATCCAGAATATAACTGTCAACTCTTTTGCCTGAAGCATTTTCTACCCACCCCTCAATATAGTGGGAAGACTCTTTCAAATAGGATTTTGGTTTATTCTCTTCAATTGACTTATTTGTAGTATAATCAGCA
It includes:
- a CDS encoding TonB-dependent receptor plug domain-containing protein; the protein is MKAICLIASTVFSIVVNTLTAKEVLTLELNRAYYIPGDTIRFKASVYDSDAGLSNIRSNYIYVELLKDSVITRVKIKRDEDGFSGYFPFRGDLPYGDYILRAYTRYMLNEPTEDLFFTKISIIKPNEPFTPGRSTFSIADYTTNKSIEENKPKSYLKESSHYIEGWVENASGKRVDSYILDVFSPQTGFTRQAIVENNPFNFLITELDTPEGTQYIIKATDLSGKKRYYPVCLPETFAPYYDYLSLYSNESGNITERSDNSSPVILYDTSGVIKLDAVKIIVDRKQINGLYRPKINPSPFGNAFERRSVKEREDLKRDDHKSVLEYIVANYPSFFAFNDYLYSRRSITTKGSGGSPSYNKTIIYVDGVRYNDDDLEFPALKGMDVRDVETLIVLNGNDGLLYKSLSGVVLISTRRYRPGDSNSRPNLFIYTPLGYQ